A region of Patescibacteria group bacterium DNA encodes the following proteins:
- a CDS encoding BACON domain-containing protein, with product MKKNKILALIFLLALGVGLIFHPNQTRAKTAVTIEGCDITITVYLAFAFLDDVSWMNAQQLVDIWVDGMLKIWNEPDFTYGFCECPVHFEVVVEILPKGKDCFDAQKDLPDYHCMHVVNQPVNQRGNVADATIASSQYPNSYGEWATTTTGLNAAHEVGHMMGLGEEYTRDTNGDWKPNQGKEKSIMAKTWGEVKALQEHIDDIVGNAGVDCPMPECCCGNGEHESFIGEECDYKASPTGCPEGQVCDSTCHCKAPPQVTPICGDGYITPPKEECDPKAKPIGCKPDEECIGCKCKKPDEVIPPDETPTTPVCGDGYITPPEQCDPLASPIGCEEGVECITCQCLITETSLISVTPDLLDFGIGVAESSFVIENTGGETLSWEITDDLPEWLSALPMAGETLAGKETTVLVNIDRTVMEPGLYDYKISITSGGGEKVISIIVPVEGEGGL from the coding sequence ATGAAAAAAAATAAGATATTAGCCTTAATTTTTCTTCTGGCTTTAGGGGTAGGATTAATTTTTCATCCTAATCAAACCCGAGCTAAAACTGCAGTTACTATTGAGGGTTGCGACATAACAATCACTGTTTATCTGGCCTTTGCTTTTTTGGATGATGTTTCCTGGATGAATGCCCAACAATTAGTTGATATTTGGGTTGACGGTATGCTTAAAATCTGGAATGAGCCAGATTTTACTTATGGTTTTTGCGAATGCCCGGTCCATTTTGAGGTAGTAGTTGAAATATTGCCCAAAGGAAAAGATTGTTTTGATGCTCAAAAAGACCTTCCTGATTACCATTGCATGCATGTTGTTAATCAACCGGTTAACCAAAGGGGGAACGTAGCTGACGCTACTATTGCCTCTTCGCAATATCCAAATAGTTATGGGGAATGGGCCACTACCACTACCGGATTAAATGCCGCTCATGAGGTAGGCCATATGATGGGTCTGGGTGAAGAATACACCCGAGATACTAATGGAGATTGGAAACCCAACCAGGGAAAAGAAAAGAGTATAATGGCGAAAACCTGGGGCGAAGTAAAAGCATTACAAGAACATATTGATGATATAGTTGGTAATGCTGGTGTTGATTGTCCTATGCCAGAATGTTGCTGTGGAAATGGCGAACACGAAAGTTTTATCGGTGAAGAATGTGATTATAAGGCCAGTCCAACTGGTTGCCCAGAGGGACAGGTTTGTGATTCTACCTGTCATTGCAAGGCCCCGCCTCAAGTAACCCCAATTTGCGGTGATGGTTATATAACCCCGCCAAAAGAAGAATGTGACCCAAAAGCCAAACCCATTGGCTGTAAGCCAGATGAGGAATGTATTGGTTGTAAATGTAAAAAGCCAGATGAGGTTATTCCGCCAGATGAAACGCCAACAACTCCAGTTTGCGGTGACGGCTATATTACCCCACCTGAACAATGCGACCCCCTGGCTTCCCCTATTGGATGTGAAGAAGGCGTGGAATGTATAACTTGTCAGTGCCTGATAACTGAAACGTCCTTAATTTCCGTAACTCCTGATTTATTAGATTTTGGAATAGGGGTGGCAGAAAGCTCCTTTGTAATTGAGAATACAGGAGGAGAAACTCTTTCATGGGAAATAACTGATGATTTACCAGAATGGTTAAGTGCCCTTCCTATGGCAGGGGAAACTTTGGCCGGAAAAGAAACAACAGTTTTGGTCAATATAGATAGGACAGTAATGGAGCCCGGGCTCTACGATTATAAAATATCAATAACCTCCGGTGGGGGAGAAAAGGTCATCTCTATAATAGTGCCGGTCGAGGGGGAAGGGGGATTATAA